Proteins encoded together in one Rubripirellula reticaptiva window:
- a CDS encoding type III polyketide synthase, which translates to MKPNATTVDLSADTIESAIRGMGIAIPKFRAGHLASANFADKMSCTTSSQSRKVAALYRRTGIEHRGSVLLEENHDLEIVNEFYPPLISPEDRGPTTQQRSDRYALEAPQLATQASLKALKSSGTTADQITHLVTVSCTGFSAPGVDIELIDRLGLPPTTQRVQVGFMGCHGAINGLRAASGLVAASPDANVLMCSVELCSLHYQYGYDPDRIVSGALFADGAAAVVLNRAHTDAALSDDTNDSAFGSIGSVAATGSYLVADSRDAMTWLIGDNGFEMTLSAKVPGLIEKYLKSFMVDWLAGQGETIESVQGWAVHPGGSRILTAAETSLKLDADALSVSRKVLSDHGNMSSATMLFILQRFAEQGRPKPWVMLGFGPGLEIEVALIR; encoded by the coding sequence ATGAAGCCGAACGCCACCACTGTCGACCTCTCCGCCGACACGATCGAGTCCGCCATCCGAGGGATGGGCATCGCGATTCCGAAGTTCCGAGCTGGTCATCTAGCGAGTGCCAATTTCGCCGACAAAATGTCGTGCACCACGTCAAGCCAGTCTCGAAAGGTCGCTGCGCTCTACCGGCGCACCGGAATCGAGCACAGGGGCAGTGTCTTGCTGGAAGAGAACCACGATTTAGAAATCGTCAACGAATTCTACCCACCGCTGATTTCGCCCGAAGATCGTGGCCCGACCACCCAACAACGAAGCGATCGATACGCTCTCGAAGCGCCTCAATTAGCGACTCAAGCGTCATTGAAAGCTCTGAAATCCAGCGGCACAACGGCAGATCAAATCACTCACCTGGTGACCGTTTCATGCACCGGATTTAGCGCCCCCGGCGTCGACATTGAATTGATCGATCGTTTAGGTTTACCGCCGACGACCCAGCGCGTTCAAGTTGGATTCATGGGATGCCACGGTGCCATCAACGGTCTGCGCGCCGCGTCCGGTTTGGTCGCAGCCTCGCCAGACGCCAACGTGCTGATGTGCAGTGTCGAACTTTGCAGCCTGCACTACCAATACGGATACGACCCCGATCGCATTGTTAGCGGAGCGTTGTTTGCTGATGGTGCAGCAGCCGTCGTGCTCAATCGCGCCCACACCGACGCCGCCCTTTCGGACGACACGAATGACTCGGCATTCGGGTCCATCGGATCCGTGGCTGCAACAGGTTCCTACTTGGTCGCCGACAGCCGGGATGCGATGACTTGGTTGATTGGCGACAACGGCTTTGAAATGACGCTGTCCGCCAAAGTCCCTGGGCTGATCGAAAAGTACCTAAAATCATTCATGGTGGATTGGCTTGCTGGCCAAGGCGAAACGATTGAATCGGTTCAGGGCTGGGCTGTTCATCCGGGCGGATCGCGAATCTTGACTGCGGCCGAAACTAGCTTGAAACTGGATGCCGACGCTCTCAGCGTTTCTCGCAAAGTTCTGTCGGATCACGGCAACATGTCATCAGCGACGATGCTGTTCATTTTGCAACGTTTCGCAGAACAGGGTCGCCCGAAACCATGGGTAATGCTGGGCTTTGGCCCTGGGCTTGAAATCGAGGTCGCACTGATCCGATAG
- a CDS encoding class I SAM-dependent methyltransferase, with the protein MAAAGDPLCRPAKDCELADPLRTVDAAGWLGKSIQGRRLLCLAAGGGRQSSLYAAAGADVTVVDLSGAMLELDRRVAAERGYSLRLFETSMDDLSMFAGGEFDIVIQPVSTCYVPNIARVFAEVARVSRSGALYISQHKQPGSLQSSVEPNSSGGYSNLHPYYRQTKSSSQPNQPIPAPPASTHAVTRSATKRLRESGAVEYLHRWEEIVGGMCRSGFVIEDLTEPLHAKADAEVGSFGHRAKFIPPYVRIKAKRVGATQASTSDGGKIWLPSS; encoded by the coding sequence ATGGCGGCGGCTGGCGATCCGCTGTGCCGGCCGGCGAAAGACTGCGAGCTGGCAGATCCACTAAGGACGGTCGATGCCGCCGGCTGGTTGGGAAAGTCGATCCAGGGCCGCCGTTTGCTGTGCTTGGCCGCAGGCGGTGGTCGCCAGAGTTCGCTCTATGCGGCCGCCGGAGCTGACGTCACGGTGGTTGATTTGAGCGGCGCGATGCTAGAACTCGACCGCCGCGTGGCGGCCGAACGTGGCTACTCGTTGCGGCTTTTTGAGACCTCGATGGACGATTTGTCGATGTTCGCGGGCGGTGAATTCGACATTGTGATCCAGCCAGTCAGCACTTGTTATGTGCCCAACATCGCACGCGTTTTTGCTGAGGTCGCAAGAGTCTCGCGGTCCGGAGCACTCTACATCAGCCAGCACAAGCAGCCGGGCAGTTTGCAAAGCTCAGTCGAGCCAAATTCAAGCGGCGGCTATTCGAATCTGCATCCCTACTATCGCCAAACAAAATCGTCCAGCCAACCTAACCAACCGATTCCGGCTCCGCCTGCTTCGACGCACGCGGTGACCCGCAGCGCGACAAAGCGACTGCGAGAGTCGGGAGCCGTGGAATACTTGCATCGATGGGAAGAGATCGTCGGCGGGATGTGTCGATCTGGGTTCGTGATCGAGGATCTGACTGAACCGCTGCACGCCAAAGCGGATGCCGAGGTCGGCTCGTTTGGCCACCGTGCCAAATTTATTCCCCCGTATGTTCGAATCAAAGCCAAACGCGTTGGCGCGACGCAGGCATCCACGAGCGACGGCGGAAAGATCTGGCTGCCGTCGAGCTAG